The genomic DNA TTACTGATTCTGTCCTCATCTTACTACCCCTATATATTATATCTAATATCAGATAATGTCAAGAAAATTTTTACATTTTTATCTGATAACAGAAATTAGTTGAGGTGATGCTATGGATACAATTGGCCAAAGAATACGTTATGCTAGAAAATTAAGCAATTTAACAATCAGTGATGTAAGCAAAATGACAGGTCTCTCTCCTGGAAATTTAAGTGAATTAGAAAATGATAAATTTGCACCATCTGCTCATTCTTTAATTGCCTTTCGAAAGGCATTTCATGTGCATATTGATTGGATTCTTACAGGAAATCCGCCCATTTACTTAGAAGAGTGTGATAAAATTCAAGAAGAACAACCACCTTATTTGACACAACAAGAAAAGAAACTCCTTAAAGCCTTTTGGAGTTTAGACGAAGAAAAAAAAAGGGATATATTAGGTTATATTAATGTAGTAATGAATCTTTCCAAAAAAGATGAGTAACTTTATTTTTTGAATAAAATGATTAATTTTTAATCATTCTATCTTATTTTGCAGTAGCTTTTTTCATAAAACATATAAAAGGGTTCTTGTCAAGAACCCTTTTATATGTTTTTATTTTTAAAATTTTATAAATTAAATATAAAATTTCTATGTTTATTTCTTACTTAAAAAATAAAACAAAATAAGAACTTAACAAAAAAATAATCTGATTTAATTCTATCACCATTCCCATGGTATCTCCTGTCATTCCTCCTAGTTTCTTTTTAAAAAAGCTTATTAAGTATATACTCAATAAAATACAAATCAAAAAAGATAGAAGATAAACATAATTTATAAACCAAATTACAAGAAAACTAAAAATAAGACTCATTATCATCTTTTTCTTCCCTACGTTTTCAATAAATGTTTTTCCTAATCCTCCTTCTTTTCTTGCATAATCACTAAAAGAAGCAGTTACAAACACACAGCTTCTTCCTACCATAGGCATCAAAAGTAATTCTACTCCCCTTATATGTTGAAATATAATAAAATAACCTAATATTAATAAAATTAAACCAAGAGCACCAAAAGATCCAATTCGACTATCCTTCATAATCTCTAGCACTCTTTCTTGATTTCTATTACTCAATATTCCATCTAAGGTATCTATAAATCCATCTATATGTAATCCCCCAGTTAAAAAAATATATATAAAAACCAATAAAAAAGAAACAATATCCTTTGGAACATCCATTAAAATATACCATAAAATATATAAAATTCCTCCTATCACTAGACCAACCATAGGTAATAAATCCATAGAAGCATAAAATTCATCTTCTTTTATCTCTGATTGAATATAGATGGGAATTCTAGTAAAAAAACTTATAGCAATAAAAAATTTTCTCAATTCTATCACACCTTAAAAAATTTAAATTTTATTAATAAAATTCCATTTAATGTTATCATATTTTTTTAGAATATTCAATAAAGAGTAAAGACTATAGATCTGGCTTTATAATTAATTTCTTTATAAA from Garciella nitratireducens DSM 15102 includes the following:
- the cobS gene encoding adenosylcobinamide-GDP ribazoletransferase, whose translation is MRKFFIAISFFTRIPIYIQSEIKEDEFYASMDLLPMVGLVIGGILYILWYILMDVPKDIVSFLLVFIYIFLTGGLHIDGFIDTLDGILSNRNQERVLEIMKDSRIGSFGALGLILLILGYFIIFQHIRGVELLLMPMVGRSCVFVTASFSDYARKEGGLGKTFIENVGKKKMIMSLIFSFLVIWFINYVYLLSFLICILLSIYLISFFKKKLGGMTGDTMGMVIELNQIIFLLSSYFVLFFK
- a CDS encoding helix-turn-helix domain-containing protein, which gives rise to MDTIGQRIRYARKLSNLTISDVSKMTGLSPGNLSELENDKFAPSAHSLIAFRKAFHVHIDWILTGNPPIYLEECDKIQEEQPPYLTQQEKKLLKAFWSLDEEKKRDILGYINVVMNLSKKDE